Proteins encoded by one window of Glycine soja cultivar W05 chromosome 15, ASM419377v2, whole genome shotgun sequence:
- the LOC114386066 gene encoding uncharacterized protein LOC114386066, translating to MNPTKAHRATHREQMKKDDKVIFLIHQCVDSNVLEKIIDYEMTKEAWDVLATTYAGDKQTKKVRLMALRRQLGLLQMESNEMVAKFVNRLVILANQMKSCGEVVTDSMKVEKVLAGLTPNIDHIVSAIEQSKDLEMLKLEQLLGSLEAHELKMKNTEGIKKEEKAFEKALFAKNQKKGGGDSWKNKKGKGKWKYNKQESSVLKVRIKRKKEKTMERERRNQRSTFNAITVKNECSNPKVPRKRGKEAQPTRDSNDEEAVMLMATVNSETCIEEEWWYLDTGCSNHMTGHKDWFYEIDETVKRNIKFGDGRSVMAKGIGKVAIRRVDGSKVTISDVLYVPNVESNLLSLGQLLEKGFSMHMEGEHMEVVDSNGKCVLKVVVSKNRTFKVGVSTIEQKCLTAQSNDSVWKWHRRLGHLNFNSLNKLQKKNMVVGLPLIEVPRQVCGRCCEGK from the exons ATGAATCCCACGAAGGCACACAGAGCAACCCATCgtgaacagatgaagaaagatgatAAAGTGATCTTTCTAATTCATCAATGCGTGGATTCAAATGTCCTGGAGAAAATCATTGACTATGAGATGACCAAAGAAGCATGGGACGTGTTGGCTACAACTTACGCAGGTGACAAGCAAACCAAGAAGGTGAGATTGATGGCACTCCGGCGTCAACTAGGTTTGCTTCAGATGGAATCAAACGAAATGGTGGCGAAATTCGTAAACAGGTTGGTGATTCTTGCTAACCAGATGAAGAGTTGTGGTGAGGTGGTGACAGATTCGATGAAGGTTGAAAAGGTACTCGCTGGCTTAACTCCAAACATTGATCATATTGTCTCTGCAATTGAACAATCAAAGGATCTAGAAATGTTGAAATTGGAGCAATTATTGGGTTCTTTGGAAGCACATGAGTTAAAGATGAAGAATACAGAAGGTATCAAGAAAGAGGAGAAGGCTTTCGAGAAAGCCTTATTTGCTAAAAATCAGAAGAAAGGTGGTGGTGATTCTTGGAAGAATAAGAAAGGGAAAGGCAAGTGGAAGTATAACAAACAAGAAAGCAGCGTTCTAAAAGTGAGAAtcaaaagaaagaaggagaaaacaatggaaagggaaagaagaaatcaaaggAGCACATTCAATGCTATAACTGTCAAAA ATGAGTGCAGTAATCCTAAAGTGCCTAGGAAGAGGGGTAAAGAAGCACAACCCACACGTGACTCTAATGATGAAGAAGCAGTGATGTTAATGGCCACTGTTAACAGTGAAACATGCATTGAGGAGGAATGGTGGTATTTGGACACTGGCTGTTCAAACCATATGACAGGACATAAAGATTGGTTCTATGAAATTGATGAAACAGTGAAAAGAAACATCAAATTTGGTGATGGCAGGTCAGTAATGGCTAAAGGAATTGGCAAGGTGGCCATAAGAAGAGTAGATGGGAGCAAGGTGACTATTAGTGATGTCCTATATGTTCCTAACGTGGAAAGCAATCTGCTGAGCTTGGGACAATTGCTAGAGAAAGGATTCTCAATGCATATGGAAGGTGAACACATGGAAGTAGTTGATTCTAATGGGAAATGTGTCTTGAAAGTTGTTGTGTCTAAGAACAGAACATTCAAGGTGGGTGTGAGCACCATTGAGCAGAAGTGCTTGACTGCTCAAAGCAATGACAGTGTGTGGAAGTGGCATAGAAGACTTGGACATTTGAACTTCAACAGCCTGAACAAGTTGCAGAAGAAGAACATGGTTGTGGGACTACCTTTAATTGAAGTACCAAGGCAAGTGTGTGGTAGATGCTGTGAAGGAAAATAA
- the LOC114386294 gene encoding CBL-interacting serine/threonine-protein kinase 6-like: protein MGEKSNVGGDAINTTLLHGKYELGRLLGHGTFAKVYHARHLKTGKSVAMKVVGKEKVVKVGMMEQIKREISAMNMVKHPNIVQLHEVMASKSKIYIAMELVRGGELFNKIARGRLREEMARLYFQQLISAVDFCHSRGVYHRDLKPENLLLDDDGNLKVTDFGLSTFSEHLRHDGLLHTTCGTPAYVAPEVIGKRGYDGAKADIWSCGVILYVLLAGFLPFQDDNLVALYKKIYRGDFKCPPWFSSEARRLITKLLDPNPNTRITISKIMDSSWFKKPVPKNLMGKKREELDLEEKIKQHEQEVSTTMNAFHIISLSEGFDLSPLFEEKKREEKELRFATTRPASSVISRLEDLAKAVKFDVKKSETKVRLQGQEKGRKGKLAIAADLYAVTPSFLVVEVKKDNGDTLEYNQFCSKELRPALKDIVWRTSPAENPTLA from the coding sequence ATGGGTGAGAAGAGCAACGTTGGCGGCGACGCGATTAACACGACACTGCTTCACGGGAAGTACGAGCTGGGCCGGCTGTTAGGCCACGGAACCTTCGCGAAGGTGTACCACGCGCGCCACCTGAAGACGGGAAAGAGCGTGGCGATGAAGGTGGTGGGCAAAGAGAAGGTGGTGAAGGTAGGCATGATGGAGCAGATCAAGAGAGAGATCTCAGCCATGAACATGGTGAAGCACCCAAACATCGTGCAGCTTCACGAGGTCATGGCGAGCAAGTCCAAGATCTACATCGCCATGGAGCTCGTCCGCGGCGGCGAGCTCTTCAACAAGATCGCCAGAGGCCGTCTCCGGGAGGAGATGGCCAGACTTTACTTCCAACAACTCATCTCTGCTGTGGACTTCTGCCACAGCCGCGGCGTCTACCACCGTGACCTCAAGCCAGAGAACCTTCTCCTCGACGACGACGGCAACCTCAAGGTCACCGACTTCGGCCTCAGCACTTTCTCCGAGCACCTCCGGCACGACGGCCTGCTGCACACTACGTGCGGCACGCCGGCCTATGTCGCGCCCGAGGTGATTGGGAAAAGAGGCTACGACGGCGCCAAGGCCGATATTTGGTCTTGTGGCGTAATCCTCTACGTACTTCTTGCTGGTTTTTTACCCTTCCAGGATGACAACCTGGTGGCCTTGTACAAGAAAATTTACCGCGGTGACTTCAAGTGTCCGCCGTGGTTCTCCTCCGAGGCGCGGAGGCTCATCACCAAGCTCCTCGACCCCAACCCGAACACGCGAATCACAATTTCAAAAATCATGGACTCGTCGTGGTTCAAGAAACCCGTGCCGAAGAACTTGATgggaaagaaaagagaggaattGGATCTGGAGGAGAAGATTAAACAGCATGAGCAGGAGGTTTCTACTACGATGAATGCTTTTCACATCATTTCGCTCTCGGAGGGGTTCGATTTGTCGCCGTTGTTCgaggaaaagaagagagaagagaaagagtTACGGTTTGCGACCACGCGCCCCGCGAGCAGCGTGATTTCGAGATTGGAAGATTTGGCGAAGGCGGTGAAGTTCGACGTGAAGAAGAGCGAGACTAAGGTGAGGTTGCAGGGTCAAGAAAAAGGGCGAAAAGGTAAACTCGCTATTGCTGCGGACTTGTACGCCGTGACGCCGTCGTTTTTGGTGGTGGAGGTTAAGAAGGACAACGGTGACACCTTGGAGTATAACCAGTTCTGTAGCAAGGAGCTTCGTCCAGCTCTTAAAGATATCGTGTGGAGGACTTCTCCTGCAGAGAATCCTACACTCGCTTGA
- the LOC114386067 gene encoding uncharacterized protein LOC114386067 has product MRKWIVSQLDVKSAFLNGPLEEEVYTRQPPGYEKISMEDKKQKFLKCTTEHGVYLKDCGVTGVVMLCLYVDDLLVTRDSKQEIYMFKKEMMDEFEMSDIGRIAYFLGMEFVTTKRGIFLHQKKYATDILKRFNMLDCNSATTPCEPGIKLSTSEDTNLVDSTLYRQLIGSLRYLCNSRPDITYGVGLVSRFMKKPCKDHLLAAKRILRYVKGTLEYGILFPAAKENSEIEIVGYTDADWSGDVGDRKSTSGYMFMLGNAPISWCSKKQDVVALSSCEVEYISAAFGASQALWLGMLLEELNIKCSNVMKLRIDNKSAIDLAKHPIAHGRSKHIEVKYHFLRDQVNKNKLALEYCRSEEQCADMLTKALKPKRLEEMKNKIGMHKLTYLN; this is encoded by the exons ATGAGGAAATGGATAGTGAGTCAGCTAGATGTGAAGTCTGCTTTCCTCAATGGTCCATTAGAAGAAGAAGTATACACAAGGCAGCCACCTGGCTATGAGAAGATAAGCATGGAAGATAAG AAGCAAAAGTTTTTGAAATGCACCACTGAACATGGAGTGTACTTGAAGGACTGTGGAGTAACTGGTGTAGTGATGTTATGCTTGTATGTGGATGATCTTCTTGTCACTAGAGATAGCAAACAAGAGATTTACATGTTTAAGAAGGAAATGATGGATGAGTTTGAAATGTCTGATATAGGTAGAATAGCTTATTTCCTAGGTATGGAATTTGTGACAACTAAGAGAGGCATATTCCTTCACCAAAAGAAATATGCAACTGATATATTGAAAAGGTTCAATATGCTTGATTGCAATTCTGCTACTACTCCTTGTGAACCAGGAATAAAGTTGTCTACTAGTGAAGACACAAATTTGGTTGATTCAACACTATATAGGCAACTCATTGGCTCATTAAGATATCTGTGTAATTCTAGGCCAGATATTACCTATGGAGTTGGCTTGGTTAGTAGATTCATGAAGAAACCATGCAAGGATCATCTACTTGCAGCTAAGAGAATTCTTAGATATGTGAAGGGCACACTAGAATATGGAATTTTATTTCCTGCAGCAAAAGAAAATTCTGAGATAGAAATTGTTGGCTACACAGATGCAGATTGGAGTGGAGATGTTggtgatagaaagagcacatcCGGGTACATGTTCATGCTTGGAAATGCTCCTATATCATGGTGTTCAAAGAAACAAGATGTGGTGGCATTATCTAGTTGTGAAGTTGAGTATATCTCAGCTGCTTTTGGTGCAAGCCAAGCCCTCTGGCTAGGAATGTTACTGGAAGAGCTTAACATCAAGTGCAGTAATGTAATGAAGCTCAGAATTGATAACAAATCAGCCATAGACCTTGCTAAGCATCCAATAGCTCATGGACGCAGTAAGCATATAGaggtaaaatatcattttcttcgTGACCAAGTTAACAAGAACAAACTAGCACTTGAGTATTGCAGATCTGAGGAGCAGTGTGCAGACATGTTAACCAAAGCTTTGAAGCCTAAGAGACTTGAAGAAATGAAGAACAAAATTGGGATGCACAAATTGACATATTTGAATTAA